The following proteins come from a genomic window of Hymenobacter canadensis:
- a CDS encoding DUF4159 domain-containing protein gives MPAPFTFVRLQYRSGDWNGVDERMPTNLLHSLIQYTEVPVVQKEKVVALDSAELFRYPFCYLSGHRLVQFSAAEKKNFTQYVRNGGFVFVDDCNHDIDGLFARSFEEQMRQCFGAGALKKIPKTHAIYSQFFQFPEGPPPTSFELNGWGDDLVHDYLKGIEINGRLGVLYSNKDYGCEWDYDFRNKRFLAEDNTKFGVNILLYALTA, from the coding sequence ATGCCCGCTCCCTTCACCTTTGTGCGCCTGCAATACCGCTCCGGCGACTGGAACGGCGTGGACGAGCGGATGCCCACCAACCTGCTCCACTCCCTGATTCAGTACACCGAAGTACCGGTGGTGCAAAAGGAAAAAGTAGTGGCCCTCGACTCGGCGGAGCTATTTCGCTACCCGTTCTGCTATCTGTCGGGGCACCGGCTGGTGCAGTTCTCGGCCGCGGAGAAAAAGAACTTCACCCAGTACGTGCGCAACGGCGGCTTCGTGTTCGTGGATGACTGCAACCACGACATCGACGGGCTTTTTGCCCGCAGCTTTGAGGAGCAGATGCGGCAGTGTTTCGGAGCCGGGGCGCTGAAGAAAATCCCCAAAACCCACGCCATCTACTCGCAGTTTTTCCAGTTCCCGGAGGGTCCGCCGCCCACCTCCTTCGAGCTCAACGGCTGGGGCGACGACCTGGTGCACGACTACCTGAAAGGCATCGAAATCAACGGCCGGCTGGGCGTGCTCTACTCCAACAAAGACTACGGCTGCGAGTGGGACTACGACTTCCGCAACAAGCGCTTCCTGGCCGAAGACAACACCAAGTTCGGGGTGAACATTCTGCTGTATGCCCTTACGGCGTAG